One segment of Tenrec ecaudatus isolate mTenEca1 chromosome 1, mTenEca1.hap1, whole genome shotgun sequence DNA contains the following:
- the GPR89A gene encoding Golgi pH regulator A isoform X2: MYFFWKLGDPFPILSPKHGILSIEQLISRVGVIGVTLMALLSGFGAVNCPYTYMSYFLRNVTDTDILALERRLLQTMDMIISKKKRMAVARRTMFQKGEVHNKPSGFWGMIKSVTTSAPGSENLTLIQQEADALEELSRQLFLETADLYATKERIEYSETFKGKYFNFLGYFFSIYCVWKIFMATINIVFDRVGKTDPVTRGIEITVNYLGIQFDVKFWSQHISFILVGIIIVTSIRGLLITLTKFFYAISSSKSSNVIVLLLAQIMGMYLVSSVLLIRMSMPLEYRTIITEVLGELQFNFYHRWFDVIFLVSALSSILFLYLAHKQAPEKHMTP, encoded by the exons GGATCCTGTCCATTGAGCAGCTCATCAGCCGCGTAGGTGTGATTGGAGTGACTCTCATGGCCCTTCTTTCGGGATTTGGTGCTGTCAACTGCCCGTATACTTACATGTCCTACTTCCTCAG GAACGTAACTGATACAGATATTCTAGCTCTGGAAAGGCGACTGCTCCAAACGATGGATATGATCATAAGCAAAAAGAAAAG GATGGCAGTGGCTCGGAGAACTATGTTCCAGAAAGGAGAGGTGCATAACAAGCCGTCAGGATTCTGGGGGATGATAAAGAGTGTTACCACTTCAGCTCCAGGAAGTGAAA ATCTTACTctgattcagcaggaagcagatGCTTTGGAAGAACTAAGCAGGCAGCTCTTTCTGGAAACCGCCGATCTGTATGCTACCAAG GAGAGAATAGAGTACTCCGAGACTTTCAAGGGGAAATACTTCAACTTTCTGGgctactttttctccatttactgcGTATGGAAGATTTTCATG GCAACCATCAATATTGTTTTTGATCGGGTTGGAAAAACAGATCCTGTGACAAGAGGCATTGAGATCACTGTGAATTATCTGGGAATCCAATTTGAT GTGAAGTTTTGGTCCCAACACATTTCCTTCATTCTGGTTGGCATAATCATCGTCACATCCATCAGAGGGCTGCTGATTACTCTTACCAAG TTCTTCTATGCCATCTCCAGCAGTAAGTCATCCAACGTCATTGTCCTACTGTTAGCACAGATAATG GGCATGTACTTGGTCTCCTCTGTTCTGCTGATCCGCATGAGTATGCCTCTGGAGTACCGCACCATCATCACAGAGGTTCTTGGAGAGCTGCAGTTCAACTTCTACCACCGCTGGTTCGACGTGATCTTCCTGGTCAGCGCTCTCTCCAGCATCCTCTTCCTCTATCTGGCTCACAAACAGGCACCAGAGAAACACATGACACCTTGA